One genomic region from Dehalobacter restrictus DSM 9455 encodes:
- the rpsT gene encoding 30S ribosomal protein S20 — MPNIKSAIKRVQLSKLQNAKNTAARSSLRTAIRRFEEVVNNNPENAVEALQKASRALDKAAAKGLIHKNKAARKKSRMAKKFQALNNKAS; from the coding sequence ATGCCAAATATTAAATCAGCAATTAAGAGGGTCCAACTAAGCAAATTACAGAATGCCAAGAATACTGCTGCCAGATCTTCCTTACGAACCGCTATTCGTCGTTTTGAGGAAGTTGTAAACAATAATCCTGAAAATGCTGTTGAAGCTCTGCAAAAAGCTTCCCGTGCACTTGATAAAGCTGCTGCCAAAGGTTTGATCCACAAAAACAAAGCAGCTCGCAAAAAATCCAGAATGGCCAAAAAATTTCAGGCTTTGAATAATAAAGCCAGCTAA
- a CDS encoding peptidylprolyl isomerase, producing MEKPIVTIEMANGDVIKAELYPEIAPNTVNNFISLIKKGFYNGLIFHRVIPGFMIQGGCPQGSGMGNPGYSIKGEFSGNGFKNDLKHSRGVLSMARSRMEDSAGSQFFVMVNDAPHLDGQYAAFGKVIEGMESVDHIVSVESNYQDRPNQEQVMKSVTVDTKGVDYAEPETV from the coding sequence ATGGAAAAACCGATTGTAACAATTGAAATGGCCAACGGGGATGTCATTAAGGCCGAGCTTTATCCTGAAATAGCCCCAAATACTGTCAATAATTTTATTTCATTAATTAAAAAGGGCTTCTATAACGGTCTGATTTTTCACAGAGTCATTCCTGGTTTTATGATTCAGGGAGGATGCCCGCAGGGTTCGGGAATGGGCAATCCAGGCTACAGTATTAAAGGGGAATTCTCCGGTAACGGCTTCAAGAATGATCTGAAACATAGCCGTGGAGTCCTGTCTATGGCCCGCTCCAGAATGGAAGATTCAGCCGGTTCTCAGTTTTTTGTCATGGTTAATGATGCACCTCATCTTGACGGTCAATATGCAGCTTTTGGCAAGGTGATCGAAGGCATGGAATCTGTTGATCATATTGTTTCTGTCGAAAGTAACTATCAGGACAGGCCCAATCAGGAACAGGTAATGAAAAGCGTAACCGTCGACACCAAAGGTGTAGATTACGCTGAACCAGAAACCGTCTAA
- the holA gene encoding DNA polymerase III subunit delta — translation MTLDIIKLDIKNRDIPSVYLWYGEDRYSLTEALKLLKNYYLLDDPSGSNTELLNGKEQTREEMIQAANMTAFFSGKLVVVDDLPYFSTGRSKGTSESENSAEETERSDSGRGSDPDILLEYCLNPNPSTCLVLISEKVNRGRKLFKEINKNGKAVEFAFPKGQSEWTAWLQKEALQNGKNLSVPAALFLLEWAGHQTGVLSQELAKLALYTGEKQNIEIEDIRKICLPMIETTVFAMLDAIAAENTKDALTRLCEVLSQEHYLKVHTMIVRHIRLLLVASIWRARRGTVNDFMDTAGIRTFFEGNKLFQQADSFSANRLAEAMEDCLQTELALKSSGGSPQLLLEIMVIRLCKK, via the coding sequence ATGACATTAGATATCATCAAACTGGATATAAAGAACCGCGATATCCCCTCCGTTTATCTCTGGTACGGCGAGGACCGCTATTCTCTAACCGAGGCTTTAAAACTGCTAAAAAACTATTATTTGCTGGATGATCCTTCCGGCAGCAATACAGAACTTCTTAACGGAAAAGAACAAACCCGGGAAGAAATGATCCAGGCTGCCAATATGACAGCCTTTTTTTCCGGAAAACTCGTGGTTGTTGATGATCTTCCATATTTCAGTACGGGCAGGAGCAAAGGCACTTCCGAATCGGAAAACAGCGCCGAAGAAACAGAACGATCCGATTCAGGGAGAGGCAGCGACCCGGATATCCTGCTGGAATACTGTCTGAACCCCAATCCGTCCACCTGCCTGGTCCTGATATCGGAAAAAGTGAACAGAGGCAGAAAACTGTTTAAGGAAATTAATAAAAATGGAAAAGCAGTGGAATTTGCATTTCCGAAGGGCCAGTCGGAATGGACGGCCTGGTTGCAAAAAGAAGCGCTTCAAAACGGAAAGAACCTGAGTGTTCCCGCCGCTTTGTTTCTTCTGGAATGGGCTGGCCATCAGACGGGGGTACTCAGTCAGGAACTGGCCAAATTAGCTTTATATACTGGAGAAAAACAAAACATAGAAATTGAAGATATCCGGAAGATATGTCTGCCGATGATCGAGACGACGGTCTTTGCGATGCTGGATGCCATCGCGGCAGAGAATACCAAAGATGCCCTGACCAGGCTTTGTGAAGTGCTCAGTCAGGAACATTACCTCAAGGTGCATACTATGATCGTCCGCCATATCCGGCTGTTGCTGGTAGCGAGCATTTGGCGGGCCCGCAGGGGCACAGTCAATGATTTTATGGACACTGCAGGGATCAGGACGTTCTTTGAAGGGAATAAGCTTTTTCAGCAAGCGGACTCTTTTTCAGCCAACAGATTGGCTGAAGCCATGGAAGATTGTCTTCAGACTGAACTGGCGTTAAAGAGCAGCGGAGGGAGCCCTCAGCTGCTGCTGGAAATAATGGTTATACGATTATGTAAGAAATAA
- a CDS encoding methyl-accepting chemotaxis protein, protein MDFAENHVKSYEEILEAYVMVLADLKEIMQEDIMVLITNRTDALCHYSGYKLHTKVDQSFKVSDHAHLVEAMRTGKTRSDIMSKERYGIPFASFTYPIKAPDGEIIGCVGIGKSLEKEGRVEEISQGLAATLQQANAGLQEVASGSQGLSFKISNVVKSANESAVKIKEINKVISAISDISSHSNLLGLNAAIEAARAGEQGRGFAVVAEEMRKLAAQSNDSAKMVTEILTQMRESIEGIIMEINQIGGIAENQAAATQEITAAIEEVSENSQNLVELSKITLGGK, encoded by the coding sequence ATGGATTTTGCAGAAAATCATGTAAAAAGCTATGAAGAAATCTTGGAAGCCTACGTGATGGTATTAGCCGATTTAAAAGAAATAATGCAGGAAGACATCATGGTGCTGATAACAAATAGGACGGACGCGCTCTGTCATTACTCCGGCTATAAACTTCATACGAAGGTGGATCAAAGTTTTAAGGTTAGTGATCACGCTCACCTTGTTGAAGCGATGAGAACAGGTAAAACCAGATCGGATATTATGTCCAAAGAGAGATACGGTATTCCGTTTGCGTCATTCACATACCCAATTAAAGCACCCGATGGAGAAATCATCGGCTGTGTCGGAATCGGTAAAAGCCTAGAAAAAGAGGGTAGAGTTGAAGAAATTTCTCAAGGTTTAGCAGCAACGCTTCAGCAAGCAAACGCTGGATTGCAGGAAGTTGCCTCAGGATCACAAGGGCTTTCTTTCAAAATCAGCAATGTGGTAAAATCCGCAAATGAATCCGCCGTGAAAATTAAAGAAATTAATAAGGTCATTAGCGCTATTTCGGATATATCCTCACATTCCAACCTGCTGGGTTTGAATGCTGCAATTGAAGCGGCTCGCGCCGGTGAACAAGGTCGCGGCTTTGCAGTGGTTGCAGAAGAAATGCGCAAACTTGCTGCCCAAAGTAACGACTCAGCTAAAATGGTTACCGAAATACTTACCCAGATGAGAGAATCTATTGAAGGCATTATTATGGAAATCAACCAAATTGGCGGTATTGCTGAAAATCAGGCCGCAGCGACTCAGGAAATCACCGCTGCAATTGAGGAAGTAAGTGAAAATTCACAAAACCTGGTTGAATTATCAAAAATCACATTGGGTGGCAAGTAA
- a CDS encoding ABC transporter substrate-binding protein gives MKRKFKGFTGSMVVALLLAVSLILGGCSSGKSSKAGSETAEPYKVGAVLDISGTSSSLGTPERDTLLMMVDKINAEGGIQGHPIELIIEDNKSDEMEAVLAANKLIEKGVLAVLGGSSSGTSMAIMKTVQDAQIPMISLAAASSIVEPAAERQWVFKTAQSDIVMINKIIEYLKKNNMTKIAFMYMNNAYGDNGKKAISAAAPQNGITIVAEEKFDATDNDMTPQLTNVKSSGAQAVVVWAIPPSASILTKNYKDLGLTIPLIHSHGVGNQKFIELAQDAADGVILPIGKLPVTDQIADSDPQKAVLTSYINDYQNKYNTAPNSFGGYAADALSLLVKAIEKAGPDRSVIRNELEKTQGLVGVSGVFNMSEQDHNGLSEDSAVLVQIEDGKWKILQ, from the coding sequence ATGAAAAGAAAGTTCAAAGGTTTCACAGGGAGTATGGTAGTAGCTTTATTATTGGCGGTCAGCCTGATATTGGGGGGGTGCAGCTCCGGGAAAAGCAGTAAGGCAGGCAGTGAGACAGCAGAACCTTACAAAGTGGGTGCGGTTCTCGATATCAGCGGGACTTCCTCTTCTTTGGGCACACCTGAACGCGATACGCTGCTAATGATGGTGGACAAAATCAATGCCGAAGGCGGTATTCAAGGCCATCCGATTGAACTGATCATTGAGGATAATAAAAGTGATGAGATGGAGGCTGTACTTGCTGCAAATAAGCTAATAGAAAAAGGCGTCCTTGCAGTTTTGGGCGGCAGCTCCAGCGGGACCTCGATGGCCATCATGAAAACTGTCCAGGACGCGCAAATTCCGATGATTTCTCTGGCAGCAGCCAGCAGCATAGTTGAGCCGGCGGCTGAAAGACAATGGGTATTTAAAACAGCCCAGAGCGATATCGTCATGATCAATAAAATCATTGAATATCTCAAGAAGAATAACATGACGAAGATTGCCTTTATGTATATGAACAATGCTTATGGCGACAATGGCAAGAAAGCCATCAGCGCAGCAGCTCCCCAAAATGGGATCACCATCGTCGCCGAAGAAAAATTTGATGCGACAGACAATGATATGACACCGCAATTAACGAATGTTAAGAGCAGCGGGGCTCAGGCAGTCGTCGTATGGGCGATTCCGCCTTCGGCCTCCATCCTGACGAAGAACTATAAGGATCTTGGACTGACGATTCCGCTCATTCACAGCCATGGCGTCGGCAATCAGAAATTTATTGAACTTGCCCAGGACGCCGCTGACGGAGTGATCCTTCCAATCGGCAAGCTTCCAGTGACCGATCAGATTGCGGATTCTGATCCGCAGAAAGCAGTGCTTACAAGTTATATCAATGATTACCAAAACAAATACAATACCGCGCCCAATTCATTCGGCGGTTATGCGGCAGATGCTTTAAGTCTCCTGGTCAAGGCGATCGAAAAAGCTGGTCCGGATCGCAGCGTCATTCGGAATGAACTGGAAAAAACGCAGGGACTTGTCGGTGTATCCGGGGTATTTAATATGTCCGAACAGGATCATAATGGCTTAAGCGAAGATTCCGCCGTTTTGGTGCAGATCGAAGACGGCAAATGGAAAATATTACAGTAA